A region of Myxococcus stipitatus DSM 14675 DNA encodes the following proteins:
- a CDS encoding YqiA/YcfP family alpha/beta fold hydrolase, protein MSDMPAVPRSEGLRWLYLHGFASGPDSTKGVAVSRHFGARGVEVARLNLRVPTMEGLRLSAMLETVREAMGGEKERAVLLGSSLGGLVAAHTAAADARVSGLVLLAPAFQVVRQLRRRMGEAAWRLWEKQGWIETDDFAEKRKVRVHSGFIGDAEAVDGKFGGWPDVRVPTLVIHGRADDTCDIRYSRQWAEGKRNVKLVEVEDGHELVASLPRILAEAEEFLRPWGV, encoded by the coding sequence ATGAGTGACATGCCCGCCGTGCCGAGGTCCGAGGGTCTGCGTTGGTTGTACCTGCATGGCTTCGCGTCGGGTCCGGACTCGACGAAGGGCGTGGCGGTATCGCGTCACTTCGGGGCGAGGGGTGTGGAGGTGGCGCGGCTCAACTTGAGGGTGCCCACGATGGAGGGGCTGCGGTTGAGCGCGATGTTGGAGACGGTGCGGGAGGCGATGGGAGGGGAGAAGGAGCGGGCGGTGTTGCTGGGATCGAGTCTGGGCGGGTTGGTGGCGGCGCACACCGCGGCGGCGGATGCGAGGGTGAGCGGGTTGGTGTTGTTGGCGCCGGCGTTCCAGGTGGTGCGGCAGTTGAGGAGGAGGATGGGAGAGGCGGCGTGGAGGTTGTGGGAGAAGCAGGGGTGGATTGAGACGGACGACTTCGCGGAGAAGCGGAAGGTGCGAGTGCACTCGGGCTTCATCGGGGACGCGGAGGCGGTGGATGGGAAGTTCGGTGGGTGGCCGGATGTCAGGGTGCCCACGCTGGTGATTCATGGGAGGGCGGATGACACGTGTGACATCCGGTATTCGAGGCAGTGGGCGGAGGGGAAGCGGAACGTGAAGCTCGTGGAGGTGGAGGACGGACACGAGCTGGTGGCGTCGCTCCCGCGGATTCTGGCTGAGGCGGAGGAGTTCCTGCGTCCCTGGGGGGTGTGA
- the cas2 gene encoding CRISPR-associated endonuclease Cas2 codes for MKKVTVLVCYDVQVTDADGPRRLRRIARACKDHGVRVQYSVFECVLEPKDWVVLRARLLTELDDSCDSLRFYFLSEDVAKKTEHHGARVPLDVEGPLIV; via the coding sequence ATGAAGAAGGTCACTGTGCTCGTTTGCTACGACGTGCAGGTGACGGACGCGGATGGGCCGCGCCGCCTGCGGAGAATCGCTCGAGCGTGCAAGGACCACGGTGTTCGGGTTCAGTACTCCGTTTTCGAGTGCGTGCTGGAGCCCAAGGATTGGGTGGTTCTGAGGGCTCGGCTGCTCACGGAGCTGGATGACTCGTGCGATAGCCTGCGCTTCTATTTCCTGAGCGAGGATGTGGCGAAGAAGACGGAGCACCATGGTGCGAGGGTTCCTCTCGATGTCGAAGGACCACTCATCGTGTGA
- the cas1c gene encoding type I-C CRISPR-associated endonuclease Cas1c, whose protein sequence is MTTALNTLFITLEGARLNKEGERVVVTLHDEKKAEVPLRHLRSVVCLARAWMTPELLESCVEAGIHVSFFGMTGRFLVRVEGLPGGNVLLRRAQFRVADDGARTLEIARAVVVGKLGNARQFLMHARRDAVEERKPVLEEAVRRLSGHLRALERAEDLEQVRGLEGIAARDYFEVFPSLLKGEARRFTFDGRNRRPPRDPLNALLSFGYALLAQECAGALAGVGLDPAVGFLHEDRPGRLSLALDLMEELRAPVVDRLVFSLVNRGQLKPEDFKTEAAGGVLLRDEARKAFLVAYQGAKQVEVQHVFLGQQTSWGLVPHLQALLLARVLRGELDGYPPFAVR, encoded by the coding sequence ATGACGACCGCACTCAATACGCTGTTCATCACCTTGGAGGGGGCTCGGCTGAACAAGGAGGGTGAGCGGGTGGTGGTGACGCTCCATGACGAGAAGAAGGCGGAGGTCCCACTCCGGCATCTGCGCTCGGTGGTGTGTCTGGCGCGAGCGTGGATGACGCCGGAGTTGTTGGAGAGCTGCGTGGAGGCGGGCATCCACGTGTCCTTCTTCGGGATGACCGGGCGGTTCCTGGTGCGAGTGGAGGGCCTGCCAGGAGGGAATGTGTTGCTGCGGCGCGCGCAGTTCCGTGTGGCGGATGATGGGGCGCGCACGCTGGAGATCGCACGGGCGGTGGTTGTGGGCAAGTTGGGGAATGCTCGCCAGTTCCTCATGCATGCGCGCCGGGATGCGGTGGAGGAGCGCAAGCCCGTGTTGGAGGAGGCGGTGCGACGGCTGTCCGGGCACCTGCGCGCGTTGGAGCGGGCGGAGGACTTGGAGCAGGTGCGGGGGCTGGAGGGGATTGCGGCGCGGGACTACTTCGAGGTGTTTCCTTCGCTGTTGAAGGGGGAGGCTCGGCGGTTCACGTTTGATGGGAGGAATCGGCGGCCTCCGCGAGACCCGCTCAATGCGTTGCTCTCATTCGGGTATGCGCTGCTCGCGCAGGAATGCGCGGGAGCCTTGGCGGGGGTGGGGTTGGATCCGGCCGTGGGGTTTCTGCACGAGGACAGGCCGGGCAGGTTGTCGCTGGCGTTGGACTTGATGGAGGAGCTTCGTGCGCCAGTGGTGGACCGACTGGTGTTCTCGCTGGTGAATCGCGGGCAGCTCAAGCCGGAGGACTTCAAGACGGAGGCGGCGGGAGGCGTGCTGTTGCGGGATGAGGCTCGCAAGGCGTTCCTGGTGGCGTATCAGGGCGCGAAGCAGGTGGAGGTCCAGCATGTCTTCCTGGGGCAGCAGACGAGCTGGGGGCTGGTGCCTCATCTGCAGGCGCTGCTGCTGGCGCGAGTGCTCCGAGGAGAGCTGGATGGCTATCCTCCTTTCGCGGTGCGGTGA
- the cas4 gene encoding CRISPR-associated protein Cas4 has protein sequence MEPRETWVALSALQHLLFCERQAALIHVERLWVEDVNTAQGRLLHERVDLPGHDARPGRRVERAVRLGCQRLRLTGRADLVEYHPDGTSPTGWRPFPVEVKRARRKSEEADRVQLCAQALCLEEMHGVDVPEGALFHGAEHRRQAVRFDARLRTLTEDAVARMHELLARCQVPAVPRAPKCEKCSLESMCLPQVTAGQRRASDHLRRMVEPVEF, from the coding sequence ATGGAGCCTCGCGAGACCTGGGTTGCGTTGTCGGCCTTGCAGCACCTGCTGTTCTGTGAACGGCAGGCGGCGCTCATCCACGTGGAACGGCTGTGGGTGGAGGACGTCAACACCGCCCAGGGGCGCCTGCTTCATGAACGCGTGGATCTCCCAGGACATGATGCTCGGCCGGGCCGGCGCGTGGAGCGCGCGGTCCGGCTGGGCTGTCAGCGCTTGCGGCTGACCGGGCGCGCGGACCTGGTCGAGTACCACCCTGATGGCACGAGCCCCACGGGATGGAGGCCCTTCCCGGTGGAGGTGAAGCGCGCGCGGCGGAAGTCGGAAGAGGCGGACCGCGTGCAGCTCTGTGCGCAGGCGCTGTGCCTGGAGGAGATGCACGGTGTCGATGTTCCCGAGGGGGCGCTCTTTCATGGCGCGGAGCATCGGCGGCAGGCGGTGCGGTTCGATGCGCGGCTGCGGACGCTGACAGAGGATGCTGTAGCGCGAATGCATGAGCTGCTGGCTCGGTGCCAGGTCCCCGCTGTTCCGCGGGCACCGAAGTGCGAGAAGTGTTCGCTGGAGTCGATGTGCCTGCCGCAGGTCACCGCGGGGCAGCGGCGAGCCTCCGACCATCTGAGGCGCATGGTGGAGCCGGTGGAGTTCTGA
- the cas7c gene encoding type I-C CRISPR-associated protein Cas7/Csd2, translating to MSEFKNRYDFVLLFDVQDGNPNGDPDAGNLPRIDPETGHGLVTDVCLKRKVRNFIQLTQEKKPGLDIFVKEKAILNVSINDAYKGLGIDLNEKPTKTEDGKKRDSKGKAQGSEVEQGRTWMCKTFFDVRTFGAVMSTGANAGQVRGPVQLTFARSVAPIVSLEHAITRMAVATEAEAEKQGGDNRTMGRKNTVPYGLYRAHGFVSPHLARQTGFSPTDLELLFKSFAHMFELDRSAARGLMAMRKVIVFKHGSELGNAPAHALFDRVKVAPVQAEKPARAFTDYAVVVETAGLPQGIEVMDLV from the coding sequence ATGTCCGAGTTCAAGAACCGCTACGACTTCGTCCTGCTGTTCGACGTCCAGGATGGAAACCCCAATGGGGACCCGGATGCCGGAAACCTGCCGCGCATCGACCCGGAGACAGGGCACGGGCTGGTCACCGACGTGTGTCTCAAGCGCAAGGTGCGCAACTTCATCCAGCTCACCCAGGAGAAGAAACCGGGCCTGGACATCTTCGTGAAGGAGAAGGCCATCCTGAACGTGTCCATCAATGACGCCTACAAGGGATTGGGCATCGACCTGAACGAGAAGCCGACGAAGACGGAGGATGGGAAGAAGCGCGACTCGAAAGGCAAGGCTCAGGGCTCGGAGGTGGAGCAGGGCCGGACGTGGATGTGCAAGACGTTCTTCGACGTGCGGACCTTTGGCGCGGTGATGTCCACGGGCGCCAATGCCGGGCAGGTGCGAGGGCCGGTGCAGCTCACGTTCGCGCGCTCGGTGGCGCCCATTGTCTCGTTGGAGCACGCCATCACCCGCATGGCGGTGGCCACCGAGGCCGAGGCTGAGAAGCAAGGCGGAGACAACCGGACCATGGGCCGGAAGAACACGGTGCCTTACGGGCTCTACCGCGCGCATGGCTTCGTGTCGCCACACCTGGCCAGACAGACGGGCTTCAGTCCGACGGACCTGGAGCTTCTGTTCAAGTCGTTTGCTCACATGTTCGAGCTGGACCGCAGCGCGGCGCGCGGGCTGATGGCCATGCGCAAGGTCATCGTGTTCAAGCATGGGTCGGAGCTCGGCAATGCGCCCGCACACGCGCTGTTCGACCGCGTCAAGGTGGCGCCTGTGCAGGCCGAGAAGCCGGCGCGCGCCTTCACGGACTACGCGGTGGTGGTGGAGACGGCCGGGTTGCCCCAGGGCATCGAGGTGATGGACCTGGTGTGA
- the cas8c gene encoding type I-C CRISPR-associated protein Cas8c/Csd1 has translation MMLAALNAFAQERGLADDPLYEHRPVDFLIRVSAKGKFQGLESTQDERGKGVSMLIPRIPQRAVNIAAGFLADNSKYVLGYEEAPAPRTGKAGKGAVRFEAFLKLVREAVSELNVPELRAVELFLASDASREQALAERAKEEWTGSEMLAFVVGDSLEPVHLLPEVRDWWEKRGAEEAAQGRMGLCLVTGKTGVLAETHPKLKNVPEAQRAGAALVSFNARAFESQGFEQGDNAPISRQAALGYVLALNDLLRKSEDRRYRQGIQVGDDSVLVFWTNSTAKEECALLSWLDPSEVDLRRYLEAPFRGLEPSALDTRRFYSVTLAGNSGRVAVRDWFQTSVGEVKQNLRRYFADLRLGAGPAEKPTPVWRLLKAVEAPSGRGLSPDVSTRMLGAALRGQPFPRQLLSAALDRLQLPPSDDKFEREQLRLRVALIKATLIRLPRSGTASLEVSVSLDKTNSSQPYVLGRLFAVLERLQGAAQGDINATIRDRYFGAASRSPMTVFPRLLQLSVHHVSKAESERKGSGKRLERIKGEVMALLDSKVFPRIFFLEEQGLFAVGYYHQREDLFAKHAPSESMSSDDEPSDDTE, from the coding sequence ATGATGCTGGCGGCACTCAATGCCTTCGCACAGGAGCGAGGCCTCGCGGACGACCCGCTCTACGAGCATCGGCCGGTGGACTTCCTCATTCGGGTGAGTGCGAAGGGGAAGTTCCAAGGGTTGGAGTCCACCCAGGATGAGCGTGGGAAGGGAGTTTCCATGCTCATTCCCCGCATCCCACAGCGGGCAGTGAACATCGCCGCGGGGTTCCTGGCGGACAACTCGAAGTACGTGCTGGGGTACGAGGAGGCGCCCGCGCCGCGGACTGGAAAGGCGGGCAAGGGCGCGGTGCGGTTTGAAGCCTTCCTGAAGCTCGTGCGTGAGGCGGTCTCGGAGCTGAATGTTCCGGAGCTCCGAGCAGTGGAGCTGTTCCTGGCGAGCGACGCTTCGAGGGAGCAGGCACTCGCGGAGAGGGCGAAGGAGGAGTGGACGGGCTCGGAGATGCTCGCATTCGTCGTGGGGGACTCGCTGGAGCCTGTGCACCTGCTGCCCGAGGTCCGTGACTGGTGGGAGAAGCGAGGGGCGGAGGAGGCGGCGCAAGGGCGAATGGGGCTGTGCCTGGTGACCGGCAAGACGGGCGTGCTGGCGGAGACACATCCCAAGTTGAAGAACGTGCCGGAGGCTCAGCGCGCTGGGGCGGCCCTGGTGTCCTTCAATGCCAGAGCGTTCGAGTCCCAGGGATTCGAGCAGGGGGATAACGCTCCCATCTCCCGACAAGCGGCATTGGGGTACGTGCTCGCGCTGAACGACCTGCTGCGGAAGTCGGAGGACCGCCGCTACCGGCAGGGCATTCAGGTGGGGGACGACTCGGTGCTGGTGTTCTGGACGAACAGCACGGCGAAGGAGGAGTGCGCTCTCCTCTCCTGGCTGGACCCGTCGGAGGTCGATCTTCGCCGCTATCTCGAGGCCCCTTTTCGAGGACTGGAACCGAGTGCGCTGGACACGCGGAGGTTCTATTCCGTGACGCTCGCGGGGAACTCGGGCCGCGTCGCGGTACGTGACTGGTTCCAGACGAGCGTGGGTGAAGTGAAACAGAATCTCCGGCGGTACTTCGCGGACCTGCGGTTGGGGGCAGGTCCAGCGGAGAAACCCACCCCTGTCTGGAGACTGCTCAAGGCCGTGGAAGCCCCCTCGGGAAGAGGGCTCAGTCCCGATGTCTCGACGCGGATGTTGGGGGCGGCGCTTCGGGGCCAACCGTTTCCTCGACAGCTTCTCTCCGCGGCGTTGGACCGGCTCCAGCTTCCGCCATCGGACGACAAGTTCGAGCGCGAGCAACTCCGCCTTCGTGTCGCGCTCATCAAGGCCACCCTCATTCGTCTTCCCCGAAGTGGAACCGCTTCCCTGGAGGTCTCCGTGTCATTGGACAAGACAAACTCGTCGCAGCCCTATGTTCTGGGACGCCTGTTCGCGGTGCTGGAGCGGTTGCAAGGGGCAGCGCAGGGAGACATCAACGCGACCATCCGAGATCGCTACTTCGGCGCGGCTTCACGCAGCCCGATGACTGTCTTCCCTCGCCTCTTGCAGCTCTCCGTGCACCACGTCTCGAAGGCGGAGTCCGAGAGGAAGGGCTCGGGCAAGCGCCTCGAGCGAATCAAGGGCGAGGTCATGGCGTTGCTCGACTCCAAGGTGTTCCCACGCATCTTCTTCCTGGAGGAACAGGGCTTGTTTGCCGTGGGCTACTACCACCAGCGCGAGGACCTCTTCGCCAAGCACGCGCCATCCGAGTCGATGTCCTCGGACGATGAACCTTCTGACGACACTGAGTGA
- the cas5c gene encoding type I-C CRISPR-associated protein Cas5c produces the protein MKTAASKRFRVRARGPVACFTRPEMKAERVSYEVMTPSAARGVLEAILWKPAIRWQVHEIAVIAPVRWMSFRRNEVNSRATVRKFDYAADEDRAQRNTVALRDVDYVITASFSLVPGKAGAEENLRKFEEMFERRLEKGQYFHAPYLGCREFAARVEVPPDVLTPSDATVGRRPLGLMFYDFAFGDSGRATRPLFFDAYLDRGVLQVPPWAQVLERNGGTP, from the coding sequence ATGAAGACAGCAGCGAGCAAGCGATTCCGCGTGCGGGCCCGTGGGCCCGTGGCGTGCTTCACGCGACCCGAGATGAAAGCCGAGCGGGTCAGCTACGAGGTGATGACACCTTCCGCGGCGCGGGGCGTGCTGGAGGCGATTCTGTGGAAGCCGGCGATTCGCTGGCAGGTCCATGAGATTGCCGTCATCGCGCCGGTGCGCTGGATGAGCTTCCGGCGCAACGAGGTGAACAGCCGCGCCACGGTGAGGAAGTTCGACTACGCGGCGGACGAGGACCGGGCACAGCGCAACACGGTGGCGCTGCGTGACGTGGACTACGTCATCACCGCGTCCTTCTCTCTCGTGCCAGGCAAGGCGGGAGCGGAGGAGAACCTCCGCAAGTTCGAGGAGATGTTCGAGCGGCGGTTGGAGAAGGGGCAGTACTTCCATGCGCCCTATCTGGGCTGCCGCGAGTTCGCGGCGCGAGTGGAGGTTCCGCCTGATGTCCTGACGCCCTCGGACGCCACGGTGGGGCGCAGGCCGCTGGGGTTGATGTTCTACGACTTCGCTTTCGGTGACTCGGGCCGTGCGACGCGGCCGCTGTTCTTCGATGCGTACCTGGACCGGGGCGTGCTCCAGGTGCCGCCATGGGCGCAGGTGCTGGAGCGCAATGGAGGCACGCCATGA
- a CDS encoding CRISPR-associated endonuclease Cas3'' gives MADDEQPCVLTREPLAHVTEAEGRPHLLKEHLEAVGRLAAEFAPREDMKVPALATGRWHDLGKYRRHFQNRIREENGFEAHLEPDQGGDRDHSTAGALWALREDARLLPMAMAIAGHHCGLSDLEKFKERVRRPEKTAQLQDALAQGIPKDIQATPSGFSVEPLLKLSPHRLEFWTRMLFSALCDADFLDTEWFFDASRGAERKVEVTLAQLADGLRASLDRKQSGAPDTVVNQVRREVLSAVLAAAPSAPGVFSLTVPTGGGKTLTSMAFALEHARVHGHRRVIVGIPYTSIIEQSAAVYREAFGELGHAVIEHHSAVDPLKETALNRVASENWDAPVIVTTTVQLLESLFAHRPSACRKLHNIAHSVIVLDEAQTLPPSLLTTILDGLGTLVEDYGCSVVICTATQPALGRRPALPEGFASIRELVPPEVRAFERLRRVRVRWPSSREPTSYAELAEAVAREQDVLVVVHRRDDARRLCALVDALVGGEGRPLHLSALMCPEHRAVVLEDIKARKRRGEPVRLVATQLVEAGVDLDFAVVYRSMAGMDALGQAAGRCNREGLLAGLGELRVYEAETAPPPGVLRAAVDVTRTLLMQRPDLDLFAPESFRLFFERLYANASRDGKGIQDSRKTLQFEAVAGKFKLVEDGWSAPVVVPYAGCEPWLEALKKAGPSRERLRALQRFTVTVPRKVREAWVAREFAQVASDTVVFLGPEYRSTAYDPRFGLMPDKVGVLDPGTLIPG, from the coding sequence ATGGCTGATGATGAACAGCCGTGTGTCTTGACGCGAGAGCCCCTGGCCCATGTGACGGAGGCAGAGGGACGTCCCCATCTCCTCAAGGAGCACCTGGAGGCCGTCGGGCGGCTGGCGGCGGAGTTCGCGCCTCGCGAGGACATGAAGGTGCCCGCCTTGGCGACGGGGCGCTGGCATGACCTTGGAAAATACCGACGGCACTTCCAGAACCGCATCCGCGAGGAGAACGGCTTCGAGGCCCACCTGGAGCCGGACCAGGGTGGAGATCGTGACCACTCCACGGCGGGGGCGCTGTGGGCGTTGCGGGAGGACGCTCGACTGCTCCCGATGGCGATGGCCATCGCGGGACACCACTGCGGACTGTCGGACCTGGAGAAGTTCAAGGAGCGGGTGCGGCGGCCGGAGAAGACGGCTCAGCTCCAGGATGCGCTGGCGCAAGGCATTCCGAAGGACATCCAAGCGACGCCCTCGGGATTCTCCGTCGAGCCGCTGCTGAAGCTGTCTCCGCATCGGCTGGAGTTCTGGACGCGGATGTTGTTCTCGGCGCTTTGTGACGCGGACTTCCTCGACACCGAGTGGTTCTTCGACGCCAGCCGAGGTGCGGAACGGAAGGTGGAGGTGACGCTGGCGCAGCTCGCCGATGGGCTCCGCGCTTCTCTCGACAGGAAGCAGAGTGGTGCTCCGGACACGGTGGTGAACCAGGTCCGGCGAGAGGTGCTCTCCGCCGTTCTCGCGGCGGCGCCGAGTGCTCCCGGAGTCTTCAGCCTCACGGTGCCCACGGGGGGCGGGAAGACGCTGACGTCCATGGCGTTCGCGTTGGAGCACGCACGGGTTCATGGACACCGGCGCGTCATCGTCGGGATTCCCTACACCTCCATCATCGAGCAGAGCGCGGCCGTCTATCGAGAGGCTTTCGGTGAGCTCGGGCATGCCGTCATCGAGCACCACTCGGCCGTGGACCCATTGAAGGAGACGGCGCTCAATCGGGTCGCGAGTGAGAACTGGGATGCGCCGGTCATCGTCACCACCACGGTGCAGCTCCTGGAGAGCCTCTTCGCCCATCGCCCGTCGGCGTGCCGGAAGCTGCACAACATCGCTCACAGCGTCATCGTGCTCGACGAGGCGCAGACACTTCCTCCGTCGCTGCTGACGACCATCCTGGATGGGCTGGGGACGTTGGTGGAGGACTACGGCTGCTCGGTGGTCATCTGCACCGCCACGCAGCCCGCGCTGGGGCGGCGTCCGGCGCTCCCGGAGGGCTTTGCCTCGATTCGAGAGCTGGTGCCGCCAGAGGTGCGCGCCTTCGAGCGCTTGCGCCGGGTGAGGGTGCGGTGGCCGTCGAGTCGCGAGCCGACCTCCTATGCCGAGCTCGCCGAAGCCGTGGCGCGTGAGCAGGACGTGCTCGTGGTGGTTCATCGGCGCGACGACGCGCGCAGGCTCTGTGCCTTGGTGGATGCGCTGGTGGGCGGGGAGGGGAGGCCCCTGCACTTGTCCGCGTTGATGTGCCCCGAGCATCGCGCGGTGGTGCTCGAGGACATCAAGGCTCGCAAGCGGCGCGGTGAGCCCGTGCGGCTCGTGGCGACGCAGTTGGTGGAGGCTGGGGTGGACCTGGACTTCGCCGTTGTCTACCGAAGCATGGCGGGGATGGATGCGCTGGGGCAGGCCGCTGGACGATGCAATCGGGAGGGACTCCTCGCTGGGTTGGGGGAGCTTCGTGTCTATGAGGCGGAGACGGCACCTCCGCCGGGGGTGCTCCGCGCGGCGGTGGATGTCACTCGGACGTTGTTGATGCAGCGGCCCGACCTGGACCTCTTCGCTCCCGAGAGCTTCCGGCTGTTCTTCGAGCGGCTGTATGCGAACGCGAGCCGTGACGGCAAGGGCATCCAGGACTCGCGCAAGACGCTTCAGTTCGAGGCGGTCGCTGGGAAGTTCAAGCTCGTCGAGGACGGGTGGAGCGCGCCTGTTGTCGTGCCTTACGCGGGCTGCGAGCCGTGGTTGGAGGCGCTGAAGAAAGCAGGGCCATCGCGCGAGCGGCTGCGGGCCTTGCAGCGCTTCACGGTGACGGTGCCTCGCAAGGTGCGCGAGGCGTGGGTCGCGCGGGAGTTTGCCCAGGTGGCTTCAGACACGGTGGTGTTCCTGGGGCCGGAATATCGAAGCACGGCATACGACCCTCGGTTTGGCCTGATGCCCGACAAGGTCGGGGTTCTCGACCCGGGCACGCTCATCCCCGGCTGA
- a CDS encoding aldehyde dehydrogenase family protein translates to MLNTELVGGPLLHLESQRLLAEARRVVPEAFDSQGRLLSPVAGKWVHPAAWFSAVSPIDGKVLAELPLLDATQVSDGVEKAAAEFLPWSARSIDKRSHAVMQAVALLEEHRDLLIKLLAWDIGKTLPTAANDVDRCLAGIQWYVEQIGPMLESRKPLGLISNIASWNYPFSVLMLNVLVQSLAGNSVIAKIPTQGGGVSLTLAFALLRRAGLPVSLVGGRGRDLSEALVAHPRIAGLAFIGGRANGGEVHRRLRATDKRYALEMEGVNAYAITHFTDWDSLGQQLRSSFDFGKQRCTAYTRWVVEKSLVPKFVRTYVDAVSTLRVGHPLLGAPVDFGPLISPSKAEELRTLITEAQAQGAKVLFQGELAEDAFTSQQERGAYLPPSLLFGLPQDSELYLREPFGPIDILVSVDSEDALVHEANVSHGALVASVASDDPELAQRIASRLQAFKVGINKMRSRGDRDESFGGKGGSWAGAFVGGTHLVRAFTDGPHPLEGNWPD, encoded by the coding sequence ATGCTGAATACCGAACTCGTTGGCGGGCCCCTTCTTCACCTCGAGAGCCAGCGCCTGCTCGCGGAAGCCAGGCGCGTGGTCCCCGAGGCCTTCGACTCACAGGGACGCCTGCTCTCCCCTGTCGCCGGCAAGTGGGTCCACCCGGCCGCCTGGTTCAGTGCCGTGTCCCCCATCGACGGCAAGGTCCTCGCCGAGCTGCCCCTGCTCGACGCCACCCAGGTCTCCGACGGCGTGGAGAAGGCCGCCGCGGAGTTCCTCCCCTGGTCCGCCCGCTCCATCGACAAGCGCTCTCACGCCGTCATGCAAGCCGTCGCGCTCCTCGAGGAACACCGCGACCTGCTCATCAAGCTGCTCGCGTGGGACATCGGCAAGACACTCCCCACCGCCGCCAATGACGTGGACCGGTGCCTCGCCGGCATCCAGTGGTACGTGGAACAGATTGGCCCGATGCTCGAGAGCCGGAAGCCGCTCGGCCTCATCTCCAACATCGCCTCGTGGAACTATCCGTTCTCCGTGCTGATGCTGAACGTCCTCGTGCAATCCCTCGCGGGCAACTCGGTCATCGCCAAGATTCCCACGCAAGGTGGAGGCGTCTCGCTCACCCTCGCCTTCGCGCTGCTCCGTCGCGCGGGCCTGCCCGTCTCCCTCGTGGGCGGACGCGGCCGAGACCTCTCCGAGGCACTCGTCGCCCACCCGCGCATCGCGGGCCTCGCGTTCATCGGCGGCCGAGCCAACGGCGGCGAAGTCCACCGTCGCCTGCGCGCCACCGACAAGCGCTACGCCCTGGAGATGGAGGGCGTGAATGCCTACGCCATCACCCACTTCACGGACTGGGACTCGCTGGGCCAACAGCTCCGCTCCAGTTTCGACTTCGGCAAGCAGCGCTGCACCGCATACACCCGCTGGGTCGTCGAGAAGTCCCTGGTCCCCAAGTTCGTGCGCACCTACGTGGACGCCGTGTCCACGCTGCGCGTCGGCCATCCCCTCCTCGGCGCCCCCGTCGACTTCGGCCCGCTCATCTCCCCCAGCAAGGCGGAGGAGCTGCGCACCCTCATCACCGAAGCGCAGGCCCAGGGCGCCAAGGTCCTCTTCCAAGGAGAGCTCGCCGAAGACGCCTTCACCTCCCAGCAAGAGCGCGGCGCCTACCTCCCCCCGTCCCTGCTCTTCGGCCTCCCCCAGGACAGCGAGCTCTACCTCCGCGAGCCCTTCGGCCCCATCGACATCCTCGTGTCCGTGGACTCCGAGGACGCACTCGTCCACGAAGCCAACGTGTCCCACGGTGCGCTCGTGGCCTCGGTGGCGTCGGATGACCCGGAGCTCGCGCAGCGCATCGCGTCCCGCCTCCAGGCCTTCAAGGTCGGCATCAACAAGATGCGCTCACGTGGAGACCGGGACGAGTCCTTCGGCGGCAAGGGAGGCTCCTGGGCCGGCGCCTTCGTCGGCGGCACCCACCTGGTCCGCGCCTTCACCGACGGCCCGCATCCGCTGGAAGGCAACTGGCCGGACTGA
- a CDS encoding esterase family protein, with protein MNREYHRWYSERLHRDMELLLFGHSGEPVLLLPTSRGRFYQAEDFGLIGAISDRIQSGRYLVVCPDSVDEESWFNTAVHPHDRLARHKEWEAYLLHEVVPLLARRSTGGRVTLAGCSFGGFHAYNVGLRHPHIFQRLISMGGKFETDEFLDGHHDPDVYHHSATQWLPNVHDAQQLAALQRVEMVLAVGEHDFCRASNEHLSSLLWKKDIANQLAVWQGGTHDWPVWRQMIQQYLPW; from the coding sequence ATGAACCGCGAATACCACCGCTGGTACAGCGAGCGCCTGCACCGGGACATGGAGTTGTTGCTCTTTGGCCACTCCGGCGAACCCGTGCTGCTCCTGCCCACCAGTCGGGGGCGTTTCTACCAGGCCGAGGACTTCGGCCTCATCGGCGCCATCTCCGACCGCATCCAGTCCGGCCGCTACCTCGTCGTGTGCCCGGACTCGGTGGACGAGGAGTCCTGGTTCAACACCGCCGTCCATCCCCATGACCGCCTCGCGCGGCACAAGGAATGGGAGGCCTATCTCCTCCACGAGGTGGTGCCCCTGCTGGCGCGCCGGAGCACGGGGGGACGCGTGACGCTGGCCGGGTGCAGCTTCGGAGGCTTCCACGCGTACAACGTGGGCCTGCGCCACCCGCACATCTTCCAGCGGCTCATCTCCATGGGCGGGAAGTTCGAGACCGACGAGTTCCTCGACGGCCACCACGACCCGGACGTCTACCACCACTCCGCCACGCAGTGGCTCCCCAACGTCCACGATGCGCAGCAGCTCGCGGCGCTCCAGCGCGTGGAGATGGTGCTCGCGGTGGGCGAGCACGACTTCTGCCGCGCCTCCAACGAGCACCTCTCCAGCCTGCTGTGGAAGAAGGACATCGCCAACCAGCTCGCCGTCTGGCAGGGCGGCACCCACGACTGGCCGGTGTGGCGGCAGATGATTCAGCAGTACCTGCCCTGGTAG